One genomic segment of Devosia sp. includes these proteins:
- a CDS encoding glycoside hydrolase family 3 N-terminal domain-containing protein, producing MTEPAPLALFVGMPGHTLSASEIAFFREANPFGLFLFKRNLDNPDQIRRLVSQFRDAVGRADAPVYIDQEGGRVQRLDNGNWPLFRPLGDFGALARKDRDAGAQALRLSSLAMGSMMAALNLGSGTTPVLDLARPGTHNVIGNRAFGDDPDLVSLLGQVVVEAMLEVGAMPIIKHIPGYGRVSVDPHFDCPVVDASITDMSGSDFRPFIALREAPWAMVAHLIFTQIDPDRPASISPKVCELIRTGLGYDGVLVTDCLTMEALSGPWPDRVRAALDAGYDIALHSQGDLAASQAAARAARPLGEKSLARIARAQQQLGNARFDVADLHQRAEDIFREYGMA from the coding sequence ATGACCGAACCCGCCCCGCTGGCCCTCTTCGTCGGCATGCCCGGCCACACGCTCTCGGCCTCCGAGATCGCCTTTTTCCGCGAGGCCAATCCGTTCGGCCTTTTCCTGTTCAAGCGCAATCTCGACAATCCCGATCAGATCCGGCGCCTCGTGTCCCAGTTCCGCGACGCGGTGGGGCGCGCCGATGCGCCGGTCTATATCGATCAGGAAGGCGGCCGCGTGCAGCGGCTCGACAATGGCAATTGGCCGCTGTTCCGTCCCCTGGGCGATTTCGGCGCCCTCGCCCGCAAGGACCGGGACGCCGGCGCACAGGCGCTGCGGCTGTCGAGCCTGGCCATGGGCAGCATGATGGCCGCGCTCAACCTGGGCAGCGGCACGACGCCGGTGCTCGATCTGGCCCGGCCCGGCACCCACAATGTCATCGGCAATCGTGCCTTCGGGGATGATCCCGATCTCGTCAGCCTGCTCGGCCAGGTGGTGGTCGAGGCCATGCTGGAAGTGGGCGCCATGCCCATCATCAAGCACATCCCCGGCTATGGCCGGGTCAGCGTCGATCCGCATTTCGACTGCCCGGTGGTCGATGCCAGCATCACCGACATGTCCGGCAGCGATTTTCGTCCGTTCATCGCTCTGCGCGAGGCGCCATGGGCCATGGTGGCCCATCTCATCTTCACCCAGATCGATCCGGACCGGCCTGCCTCGATATCGCCCAAGGTCTGCGAATTGATCAGGACCGGGCTCGGCTATGACGGCGTGCTGGTCACCGATTGCCTGACCATGGAGGCCCTGTCGGGCCCCTGGCCGGACCGGGTCCGGGCCGCGCTCGATGCCGGATACGACATTGCCCTGCACAGCCAGGGCGATCTGGCGGCCAGCCAGGCCGCCGCCAGGGCGGCCCGCCCGCTTGGCGAAAAAAGCCTCGCGCGCATCGCGCGGGCGCAGCAGCAGCTCGGCAATGCCCGCTTCGACGTCGCGGATCTGCATCAACGGGCCGAAGACATTTTCAGGGAGTATGGAATGGCCTGA
- a CDS encoding GNAT family N-acetyltransferase — MDLLVNLYSRRMDDLAARATGVAATIRVALPPEQHIIKDWVRRHFSDYWVSEVAAAMAHQPPGCLIAVVDGALVGFACYDATARGFFGPTGVSEDQRGKGIGLALFHATLMAMKAQGYAYAVVGSAGPVDFYVSAAGALPIPSDNEDIYQGLLRLKPRAEEAP; from the coding sequence ATGGACCTGCTCGTCAATCTCTATAGCCGCCGCATGGATGACCTGGCTGCCCGCGCCACAGGGGTTGCCGCCACCATCCGCGTGGCGCTGCCGCCCGAACAGCACATTATCAAGGACTGGGTGCGCCGGCATTTCAGCGACTATTGGGTGAGCGAGGTTGCTGCCGCCATGGCGCATCAGCCGCCCGGCTGCCTCATTGCCGTGGTCGATGGCGCACTGGTCGGCTTTGCCTGCTACGACGCCACGGCCCGGGGCTTTTTCGGCCCCACCGGGGTCAGCGAGGACCAGCGCGGCAAGGGTATTGGCCTGGCGTTGTTCCACGCCACCCTCATGGCCATGAAGGCACAGGGCTATGCCTATGCCGTTGTCGGCTCCGCCGGTCCGGTCGATTTCTATGTCAGTGCCGCCGGCGCCCTGCCCATCCCTTCCGACAACGAGGACATCTATCAGGGTCTGCTGCGCCTCAAGCCCAGGGCGGAGGAGGCTCCATGA
- the murQ gene encoding N-acetylmuramic acid 6-phosphate etherase: protein MARTTLMAELDKLVSEARNPDTMQIDLMSTGEILSAMNREDAKVAEAVRQVLPAIAMTVDRIVDAFKAGGRLIYMGAGTSGRLGVLDASECPPTFGVPEGMVIGLIAGGDRALRHPIEGAEDSREEGRRDLEKINLSARDVVVGIAVSGRTPYVIGALDHARSTGAVTAALSCNPDSAIARMADIAISPVVGPEALTGSTRLKSGTAQKLVLNMLTTASMIRIGKSYENLMVDVSVSNEKLAARATRILVEVTGCTPEQAEGFLVASGNNVKLAILMALTGLDAAAGTQALGQSDGFLRRAAAQHQPRAAG, encoded by the coding sequence ATGGCAAGAACCACCCTGATGGCCGAGCTGGACAAGCTCGTTTCCGAAGCCCGCAATCCGGACACGATGCAGATCGACCTGATGTCGACCGGCGAAATCCTGTCCGCCATGAACCGCGAAGATGCCAAGGTCGCCGAGGCGGTCCGCCAGGTCCTGCCCGCCATTGCCATGACGGTCGACCGCATCGTCGATGCCTTCAAGGCCGGCGGCCGCCTCATCTATATGGGCGCGGGCACGTCGGGGCGCCTGGGCGTGCTCGACGCCTCCGAATGCCCGCCGACCTTCGGCGTACCCGAAGGCATGGTCATCGGCCTTATTGCCGGCGGCGACCGGGCCCTGCGCCATCCGATCGAAGGCGCCGAAGATTCCCGCGAAGAGGGCCGGCGCGACCTCGAAAAGATCAATCTGTCAGCCCGGGACGTGGTGGTGGGCATCGCCGTCAGCGGCCGCACGCCCTATGTCATCGGCGCCCTCGACCATGCCAGAAGCACTGGCGCGGTCACCGCGGCGCTGTCCTGCAATCCCGATTCGGCCATTGCCCGCATGGCCGACATCGCCATTTCGCCGGTGGTCGGGCCCGAGGCGCTGACCGGCTCGACGCGGCTCAAATCGGGCACCGCGCAGAAACTGGTGCTCAACATGCTGACCACGGCCAGTATGATCCGCATCGGCAAGTCCTATGAAAATCTCATGGTCGACGTCTCGGTCAGCAATGAAAAGCTAGCCGCCCGCGCCACCCGCATCCTGGTCGAGGTGACCGGCTGCACGCCCGAGCAGGCCGAGGGCTTCCTTGTTGCCAGCGGCAACAATGTCAAACTGGCCATCCTGATGGCGCTCACCGGCCTTGATGCCGCCGCCGGCACACAGGCCCTGGGTCAGTCCGATGGCTTCCTGCGCCGCGCCGCGGCCCAGCATCAGCCCCGTGCGGCCGGGTAG
- a CDS encoding MurR/RpiR family transcriptional regulator: MSILKVLSAKLDTMTQADRQIAQFIIDHPEQMLTLSSAALADATGRSQSSVVKFSQKLGYAGYQQLKLAVNKAKALEWHAPGGVIHGTIDASDSYVTILQKLIGSKLLSMRETLAANNEQTIDLALDSLVKARKIQLAGVGASSLVAKDFSYKLLKLGRMALIDSDSHIQISNASALNENDVLLALSHSGRSVETLRIAEIAKQRGAAVISMTGLQPNPLLDLADIHLFTVADEERVRSSAITSRDAQLMLMDMLFILMIRRQADAHDFIHNSESAVTVLKAR, from the coding sequence ATGTCCATCCTCAAAGTTCTCAGTGCCAAGCTCGACACCATGACCCAGGCCGATCGCCAGATCGCCCAGTTCATCATCGACCACCCCGAGCAGATGCTGACCCTGTCTTCCGCAGCCCTGGCCGACGCCACGGGGCGCAGCCAGTCCAGCGTCGTCAAGTTCAGCCAGAAGCTCGGCTATGCCGGCTACCAGCAGCTCAAGCTGGCGGTGAACAAGGCCAAGGCGCTGGAATGGCACGCGCCGGGCGGGGTCATCCACGGCACCATCGATGCCAGCGACAGCTATGTCACGATCCTCCAGAAGCTGATCGGCAGCAAGCTGCTGTCGATGCGCGAAACCCTGGCCGCCAACAATGAGCAGACCATCGACCTGGCGCTCGATTCCCTGGTCAAGGCCCGGAAAATCCAGCTTGCCGGCGTTGGCGCCTCGTCACTGGTGGCCAAGGATTTCTCCTACAAGCTGCTCAAGCTCGGGCGCATGGCGCTGATCGACAGCGACAGCCATATCCAGATTTCCAATGCTTCGGCGCTCAATGAGAACGACGTGCTGCTGGCCCTGTCCCATTCCGGGCGGAGCGTGGAAACGCTGCGCATTGCCGAAATCGCCAAGCAGCGCGGTGCCGCGGTCATCTCGATGACCGGCCTGCAACCCAATCCGCTGCTCGACCTGGCCGATATCCATCTGTTCACGGTGGCCGACGAGGAAAGGGTGCGCTCCTCGGCCATCACCTCGCGCGATGCGCAGCTGATGCTGATGGACATGCTGTTCATCCTGATGATCCGCCGCCAGGCCGACGCACACGACTTCATCCACAACAGCGAATCCGCCGTCACCGTGCTCAAGGCGCGATAG
- the ugpC gene encoding sn-glycerol-3-phosphate ABC transporter ATP-binding protein UgpC, which produces MAQLSLRGIKKRFRETEVLHGIDLEIGDREFVVFVGPSGCGKSTLLRLIAGLDPITDGEFVLNGRSMNDVAPSRRGIAMVFQSYALYPHMDVYENMAFGARLMGLDKAHVERRIAEAARMLRLEDLLKRRPRELSGGQRQRVAIGRALVRKPDVFLLDEPLSNLDAALRSEVRLEIARLHREIGGTMIYVTHDQVEAMTLADKIVVMNNGRIEQVGSPRDLYETPANTFVAAFIGSPRMTLIPVTSDGQRLAIADGGAVPLANLPEAGTLTLGLRSDAVRLQRGTGVDGFAAQVVYTEYLGDNAFVYARLANGTLLAARTTPNDLFVPDEAVTVTVEPGAAHLFSAEDGRRLAP; this is translated from the coding sequence TTGGCTCAGCTTTCACTGCGCGGCATCAAGAAGCGGTTCCGGGAAACCGAGGTTCTGCACGGCATCGACCTCGAGATCGGCGACCGCGAATTCGTGGTGTTCGTCGGCCCTTCCGGCTGCGGAAAATCCACCCTGCTGCGCCTGATCGCCGGGCTCGATCCGATCACCGATGGCGAATTCGTGCTCAATGGCAGAAGCATGAACGATGTGGCGCCCTCCCGGCGCGGCATTGCCATGGTGTTCCAGTCCTACGCGCTTTATCCGCATATGGACGTCTATGAGAACATGGCCTTCGGTGCCCGGCTGATGGGGCTCGACAAGGCCCATGTCGAGCGCCGCATCGCCGAGGCCGCGCGCATGTTGCGGCTCGAGGACCTGCTCAAGCGCCGCCCGCGCGAGCTCTCCGGGGGGCAGCGCCAGCGCGTCGCCATCGGTCGCGCCCTGGTACGGAAGCCCGACGTGTTCCTCCTCGACGAGCCGCTCTCCAACCTCGACGCAGCGCTGCGCAGCGAGGTGCGGCTGGAAATCGCCCGGCTGCACCGGGAAATCGGCGGCACCATGATCTATGTGACCCATGATCAGGTCGAGGCCATGACCCTGGCCGACAAGATCGTGGTGATGAACAATGGCCGCATCGAGCAGGTCGGCTCGCCCCGCGACCTCTACGAAACGCCGGCCAATACGTTTGTCGCCGCCTTTATCGGCTCGCCGCGCATGACCCTGATCCCCGTCACCTCCGATGGCCAGCGCCTCGCCATCGCCGATGGCGGCGCGGTGCCGCTCGCCAATTTGCCCGAGGCCGGCACGCTGACGCTTGGCCTGCGCTCGGATGCCGTGCGGTTGCAGCGCGGCACGGGCGTGGACGGATTTGCTGCCCAGGTGGTCTATACCGAATATCTGGGCGACAACGCCTTTGTCTATGCGCGGCTGGCCAACGGAACCCTCTTGGCCGCCCGCACCACCCCCAATGATCTCTTCGTACCCGACGAGGCCGTGACCGTCACGGTCGAGCCCGGCGCTGCGCATTTGTTTTCCGCCGAGGATGGCCGGCGGCTGGCGCCCTGA
- a CDS encoding extracellular solute-binding protein, with amino-acid sequence MTTNLIRIGAALGAVLFAAPVMAQDLTMWSWRQEDRAAYEQFIETFEAANPGITVKFETFEATNYNTILSTALAGGTGPDVMMVRAYGGLENVASAGYLEALSTETVPALADFAAPALAAESMRSDGQIYAVPFASQTQLVIYNKAIFDANGLEEPQTWADLEALSQTLKDAGVIPFANGTATAWQNETVTFGLGSTLMGKDFYEALIAGEADFTDERFTSALGAVADLAADYFPDGFIGLDYPSAQQLFSSGMAAMFVGGSYELATFKAQNPDIELGMFASPGVAAEDEKLVGLYFDGGYAVNAAGANKDAAITFVNYLASLDFGQAFANTLNNISTVPGVTFDNPLLAEVAELNQSSIPYLMLAHFRYGEPSGSVLIQGEMQKLFAGETTPEAIGEVLTTGLAAWYEPFKQ; translated from the coding sequence ATGACCACCAATCTGATACGCATCGGCGCGGCATTGGGAGCCGTGCTTTTCGCCGCGCCCGTCATGGCGCAGGACCTGACCATGTGGAGCTGGCGCCAGGAAGACCGCGCCGCCTATGAGCAGTTCATCGAGACATTCGAGGCTGCCAATCCCGGCATCACGGTCAAGTTCGAGACCTTCGAGGCCACCAATTACAACACCATCCTGTCGACCGCCCTGGCCGGTGGCACCGGGCCCGACGTGATGATGGTGCGCGCCTATGGCGGGCTCGAAAACGTCGCTTCCGCCGGCTATCTCGAAGCGCTCAGCACCGAAACGGTGCCGGCCCTGGCCGATTTCGCCGCGCCGGCCCTGGCCGCCGAAAGCATGCGCTCCGACGGCCAGATCTATGCCGTGCCCTTTGCCAGCCAGACGCAGCTGGTGATCTACAACAAGGCCATTTTCGACGCCAATGGCCTTGAAGAGCCGCAGACCTGGGCCGATCTCGAAGCGCTGAGCCAGACGCTCAAGGATGCCGGTGTCATTCCATTCGCCAACGGCACGGCAACGGCATGGCAGAACGAGACCGTGACATTCGGGCTCGGCTCGACGCTGATGGGCAAGGACTTCTACGAAGCGCTGATCGCCGGCGAGGCCGACTTTACCGATGAACGCTTCACCTCGGCCCTGGGCGCGGTGGCAGACCTGGCCGCCGACTACTTCCCCGATGGCTTTATCGGCCTCGACTATCCTTCTGCCCAGCAGCTGTTCTCCTCGGGCATGGCGGCTATGTTCGTTGGCGGCTCGTATGAGCTGGCGACCTTCAAGGCGCAGAACCCGGACATCGAGCTGGGCATGTTCGCCTCGCCGGGCGTTGCTGCCGAGGACGAAAAGCTGGTCGGGCTCTATTTTGATGGCGGTTATGCGGTCAATGCCGCCGGCGCCAACAAGGACGCGGCCATCACCTTCGTCAATTACCTGGCCAGCCTCGACTTCGGACAGGCCTTTGCCAATACGCTCAACAATATCTCGACCGTGCCGGGCGTCACCTTCGACAACCCGCTCCTGGCCGAGGTCGCCGAGCTCAACCAGTCCTCGATCCCCTATCTGATGCTGGCCCATTTCCGCTATGGCGAGCCGTCGGGTTCGGTGCTGATCCAGGGCGAAATGCAGAAGCTGTTCGCCGGCGAAACCACGCCCGAGGCGATCGGCGAGGTGCTGACCACCGGCCTTGCCGCCTGGTACGAGCCGTTCAAGCAGTAA
- a CDS encoding sugar ABC transporter permease, with protein sequence MPQLRMTGRGLWITILIVPPMAFVALFIVYPIISAFAYAFFDWQGLRRLDFVGLENFHTVLFVEPYRSWTLNAFKNNVIVFFALMVLQNGLGFILAYALWRELPGARFHRIAVFLPVVLSTIIVAYLFKLFYHPLFGVVNISLKAIGLGGLAQPWLGQSGTALWSIIVAQAWHMVGFPTLVFLAGMQRIPGEILDAVRMETESEWVKITKVVWPLVAPSATIVFTLLFVGAFNWFELPYIMGGLDGSPFGSTDVLGLYFYRTAFGNVSAGQQDFGLGSALAVLIFIFIALVATVVTVRLRAREIQI encoded by the coding sequence ATGCCCCAACTCAGGATGACAGGCCGCGGCCTCTGGATCACGATCCTGATCGTGCCGCCCATGGCCTTCGTGGCCCTGTTCATCGTCTATCCGATCATCTCGGCTTTCGCCTATGCCTTCTTCGACTGGCAGGGGCTGCGGCGGCTGGATTTCGTGGGGCTGGAAAACTTCCATACGGTGCTGTTCGTCGAGCCCTACCGCAGCTGGACGCTCAATGCCTTCAAGAACAATGTTATCGTCTTCTTCGCGCTGATGGTGCTGCAGAACGGGCTGGGCTTCATCCTCGCCTATGCGCTGTGGCGCGAATTGCCCGGCGCGCGCTTTCACCGCATCGCGGTGTTCCTGCCGGTGGTGCTCTCGACCATCATCGTCGCCTATCTCTTCAAGCTCTTCTACCATCCGCTGTTCGGGGTGGTGAATATCAGCCTCAAGGCCATCGGCCTGGGCGGGCTGGCGCAGCCCTGGCTGGGCCAGAGCGGCACGGCGCTGTGGAGCATCATCGTGGCGCAGGCCTGGCACATGGTGGGCTTTCCCACCCTGGTGTTCCTCGCCGGCATGCAGCGTATTCCGGGGGAAATCCTCGATGCCGTGCGCATGGAAACCGAGAGCGAATGGGTCAAGATCACCAAGGTGGTCTGGCCTCTGGTGGCGCCGAGCGCCACCATCGTCTTCACGCTCCTGTTCGTGGGCGCGTTCAACTGGTTCGAATTGCCCTATATCATGGGCGGCCTGGACGGCTCGCCCTTCGGCTCCACCGACGTGCTCGGGCTTTATTTCTATCGCACGGCCTTCGGCAATGTGTCGGCCGGGCAGCAGGACTTCGGGCTCGGCAGCGCCCTGGCAGTGCTGATCTTCATCTTCATCGCGCTGGTGGCGACGGTCGTCACCGTGCGGCTGCGGGCCCGGGAGATCCAGATATGA
- a CDS encoding carbohydrate ABC transporter permease — protein sequence MSTASQSYYDRKGLLATLGRDGLLQIILIANTIIMLAPIVIMVFSAFKTTPQIFQSPFGLPDFTQIGNFIKIWSETNFLRYLVNSFVVTGASMVLILTLGTMAAYAIGRYAFTGANFILMFFLAGLTLPLKLAIIPLFMLMRDLSILNNQLSLIFVYTAMGLPTTVFIMTGFIRTLPSELEDAARMDGASEARIMWSIMLPLVRPAMVIAGIQNVVPIWNDFFFPLVFIQNDDLKTLPQGLTTFMGEYTTDWGVLFSGLTLSAAPIIIIYIVLSKQFIAGMTSGAVK from the coding sequence ATGAGCACCGCCAGCCAGAGCTATTATGACCGCAAGGGCCTGCTCGCGACGCTGGGCCGCGACGGGCTTTTGCAGATCATCCTGATCGCCAACACCATCATCATGCTGGCGCCCATCGTCATCATGGTGTTCTCGGCCTTCAAGACGACGCCGCAGATTTTCCAGTCGCCATTCGGGCTGCCCGACTTCACCCAGATCGGCAATTTCATCAAGATCTGGAGCGAGACCAATTTCCTGCGCTACCTGGTCAATTCCTTCGTGGTGACCGGCGCCTCCATGGTGCTGATCCTGACGCTGGGGACCATGGCCGCCTATGCCATCGGCCGCTATGCCTTTACCGGGGCGAACTTCATCCTGATGTTCTTCCTCGCCGGGCTCACCCTGCCGTTGAAACTGGCCATCATCCCGCTGTTCATGCTGATGCGGGACCTGTCCATTCTCAACAATCAGCTCAGTCTCATCTTCGTCTATACGGCCATGGGCCTGCCGACGACGGTGTTCATCATGACCGGGTTTATCCGCACCCTGCCCAGCGAGCTCGAGGACGCGGCGCGCATGGACGGGGCTTCGGAAGCGCGGATCATGTGGTCGATCATGCTGCCGCTGGTGCGCCCGGCCATGGTCATCGCCGGCATCCAGAACGTGGTGCCGATCTGGAACGACTTCTTCTTCCCGCTGGTCTTCATCCAGAATGACGATCTCAAGACCCTTCCGCAGGGGCTGACCACCTTCATGGGCGAATATACCACCGACTGGGGCGTGCTGTTCTCGGGCCTGACGCTTTCGGCGGCGCCGATCATCATCATCTATATCGTCTTGTCCAAGCAGTTCATCGCCGGCATGACCTCGGGCGCGGTCAAATGA